Proteins from a genomic interval of Calditrichota bacterium:
- a CDS encoding ATP-binding cassette domain-containing protein yields MARAIDLTARYGERTVLGGIDLDVGRSEILAILGGSGCGKTTLLKHFIGLLRPAEGHVELFGEDWNALDEPDQERIRARIGVLFQNGALLGSKSLAVNVAIPIEMHTNLDDVVIARAVRLKLHQVGLEQAASRLPSELSGGMRKRAGLARALALDPELLFCDEPSAGLDPPTSHALDDLLLRLHRDLGLTIVIVTHEIASIRRIATRIAYLDKGALLFTGTIEQAYDEHVEPVINFFRQGEVSSTRTKVN; encoded by the coding sequence ATAGCACGTGCGATCGATCTTACCGCTCGCTACGGCGAACGCACTGTTCTTGGCGGCATCGACCTCGATGTTGGCCGGTCAGAAATCCTCGCCATCCTTGGAGGCAGCGGGTGTGGAAAGACGACGCTCCTGAAGCACTTCATCGGTCTCTTGCGACCGGCTGAAGGGCATGTCGAACTATTCGGAGAGGATTGGAATGCGCTCGACGAACCGGATCAGGAGAGGATTCGCGCCCGAATCGGAGTTTTATTCCAAAACGGAGCCTTGCTCGGATCCAAGAGCCTTGCGGTCAACGTTGCTATTCCGATTGAAATGCACACCAACCTTGACGACGTGGTCATCGCCCGTGCGGTAAGGCTCAAACTGCATCAAGTGGGTTTGGAACAAGCCGCATCGCGCCTACCGTCGGAACTCTCAGGTGGAATGCGCAAACGTGCCGGACTGGCAAGGGCTTTGGCCCTCGACCCGGAACTGCTATTCTGCGATGAGCCATCCGCAGGTCTCGATCCGCCGACTTCACACGCACTTGACGACCTGCTGCTCAGACTGCACCGCGACCTCGGCTTGACGATTGTGATAGTAACGCATGAGATAGCATCCATTCGCCGTATAGCAACCCGCATTGCTTATCTTGATAAAGGAGCCTTGCTCTTCACCGGCACTATTGAGCAGGCCTATGACGAACATGTCGAACCGGTGATAAATTTTTTCCGGCAAGGCGAGGTGTCATCGACACGGACGAAAGTGAACTAA